The DNA window CAAGTTGATCCTGCAAAAATCGTTGGTGTTGTTGAAACTAATACTCCTGATGAAGCACGTGGCTTTGATCCTGCCGATGAAATAACTACTCAAATTGGAAATAACGTAGCAGCTTTTCTGGCAAAAGAATTAAAAGCCGGACGTATTCCTTCTACTTTCCTTCCACTTCAATCGGGTGTAGGTAATGTAGCTAATGCAGTTTTAGGAGCATTGGGAAAAGATATGGATGTACCTGCATTCGAGATGTACACTGAAGTTATTCAGGATTCTGTTATCGACTTAATGTTGCAAGGAAGAATTAAATTCGGAAGTTGCTGCTCGTTAACATTAACAGATGAATGCTTGCAAACCATTTATAATAATATCGATTTCTTCAAGGATAAAATAGTTATGCGCCCTGCTGAAATTTCAAATAACCCTGAAATTATACGTCGTCTGGGAGTTATCAGTATAAACACTGCTATTGAAGTAGATATTTATGGAAACGTGAACTCTACCCATATTGGCGGAACAAAGATGATGAATGGTATTGGTGGTTCTGGAGACTTTACCCGTAATGCTTATATGTCTATCTTTACTTGTCCATCTGTTGCCAAAGGAGGAAACATCAGTGCTATTGTTCCAATGGTATCTCATTGTGATCACAGCGAACACTCTGTTAACATTATTATCACTGAGTTAGGAGTAGCCGACCTGAGAGGTAAGAGTCCGATGCAAAAAGCAGAGGCAATCATTGAAAACTGCGTTCATCCTGATTACAAACAACTTCTTTGGGATTATCTTAAAT is part of the uncultured Bacteroides sp. genome and encodes:
- a CDS encoding acetyl-CoA hydrolase/transferase family protein, whose amino-acid sequence is MSLKFITAEEAASFVKDGDNVGFSGFTPAGAPKAIPAAIAERAIAEHEKGNPFSIGVLTGASSGDSLDGALTRAKAIKFRAPYQTNKSMRNAINIGEIDYQDLHLSEMAQQVRYGFMGKVNVAIIEACEVTEDGKIYLTTAGGNVPTYCRLADKILIELNSHHSKGLIGMHDMYEPLDPPYRKELAVYTPSTRIGLPYVQVDPAKIVGVVETNTPDEARGFDPADEITTQIGNNVAAFLAKELKAGRIPSTFLPLQSGVGNVANAVLGALGKDMDVPAFEMYTEVIQDSVIDLMLQGRIKFGSCCSLTLTDECLQTIYNNIDFFKDKIVMRPAEISNNPEIIRRLGVISINTAIEVDIYGNVNSTHIGGTKMMNGIGGSGDFTRNAYMSIFTCPSVAKGGNISAIVPMVSHCDHSEHSVNIIITELGVADLRGKSPMQKAEAIIENCVHPDYKQLLWDYLKFAGEGHKGHTPHRIDAALAFHVALAKKGDMKAVNWADYE